In Malus sylvestris chromosome 2, drMalSylv7.2, whole genome shotgun sequence, the genomic stretch tccggtccagtccttactacccgcagtcaaatggccaggcagaatccagcaacaagattttggataaacattatcaaaagaatggtgatAAATAGTCCGAAAAAGTGGCATGAAAAGCTGGGGAatactttgtgggcatacagaacttccaagagggcaggaacagggacaactccttatgctttaactTTCGAGCAAGATGCAGTGTTTCCCATGGAGATTAATGTAAGTTCtgtcagaattcaaaatcaatttgggTTACACAGTGAAGAGtatatcgaagccatgtgtcaagggattgaagacttagatgtagcccaaattgaagccttgaaccaaATTCAGGAAGGGAAGAAAGCtattgcccgagcttataacaaaaaggtGAAGATAAAGTCTTTCAAGGAAGGAGATTTGGTGTGGAAAACAGTCCTTCCTCTAGGAGCTCAGCTTAGGGGCTTTGGaaaatggagcccgacatgggaagaCCCTTTCATGATTAGTCGAGTATTAGACAAAGGAGGATACTACTTGGCGGACCTTGAAGGAAATTGGCAgaaacatcccattaatgttaaattcttgaaaaagtattgtcctacattatgggatgttagagattgttatattgaagaagATGCAAAGTAAAGCAGGCTTCGGGATATTAAAGTGCAGTGCATGTTCATCAATCATTCAAGAAGACACAAAGTAATGTttatttcatttcgacaaattggtgAAATTTACAACAGATTCAATTCCGATGTGCTACGTTCGATTCCTTCCAGGTGCAATGGTGTCTCAGCCGATTTTCTGATATCTTCATGGATAAAATTCgatcaggtgatcgggttgtgcaGCCAAGATGAGCTTAGTAGAGGATCCTCAGGCAGAGTCATCACCATACATGATGGTGAAGCCTGACTTACCATAGCAGTAAGCAGGAAGACCAACCTTCATGAGGAAACcgcctgaccaagggtgttggggATAGCGGGGTgtttgaccaaaggtgttggagatagtAGTTATCTGATGAAAACTCTTTTTCGTACGAAAATGGAGTTTTAGAAAACCCCATTTGAATCCTAAAGAGCTCATTTTACAGTTTTGGGAAGAAAACTAAAGAGGCAGAAGTACTTAGGGTTAATAAAAGGGAAGGCTGAAGTAGGATTGTTGGCTGAAGTAGGATTGTTGGCTGAACAGAAGCAATTTCAAGCCTGAATTTATAGAAACCACATAGGATAGCCTAAAGGTCATGAGAAGAGCAAGAGACGCAGGATCGTAGTTATCATGTctagaaaacacaagttccaagagCAGGTATACAAGCATGCGGATATTCAATCAATATcggcgcctggaattccagactgaatattgattgaagggggcactgtttgggttaaaacttaaactttgggctcaaaagggagttggcccaaaaagatgagagaaactcgaagcccagaaggcagaaaaggcTTTTCCCGACTAGGTGTAGATCATTTGCACTACTTGCTCACCTACTTAGGGACGAAgcggtatagaccagccagctaatcagcccaaaagtactttacagtggcagtacaagtaaatagctgatgagtcatcaccattcaagctgcattcgggcaagattattgctacaaAAGGCCAAACTGaagtctctataaaagaagaaagagaaatcagagataaagacactcaatcaaacaaacaaatacaagcacaaactctgctcaaagccagatttgccttcaaacgaagttgtagtcagcctaagccttcatcccttttggGATAAACCCTCACCaaaaccctttgtaatagctctgctaccttgtcctaAGCTTGCTATAGTATCGATTTatttctgtaaactcatctcctTACCTCATTTGTAAAAGCTCTCAaaccccttgataaaccacaaagataagaAGTtacaagacgatcagccttgcccgacaaggttaaaccttgcccgaccctctttgtttttgtcttttcattcattagcctagcaatatgttgtatacttcaagttgtattcaagttatttctagtaagatgactattaaaagacTCTATCAgctcttgaatccgatttgaatatgtcttcatagttcaaaccagatctaagttctaagctcttgggcatgtaagattgatcatttaaaagtccttggcctcaaggcataaaaaagaaccttatgtggacttaacccatccacgacaagctttgataacaagaagtctgaagttacttggggcgcaagtaatcgatctatttcttagttttatttctattatattatgattatagtagaacgtttgagtatagaagggattatgatgggaagcctcaagacctatatctaaggccctacaaaggcacctatttgggttcattttgCTCTGTGGGCTCGGATAATCAGAATTATAATGGTTATAACACTTCTGCAAACAATAAAACAGACATCATATACTCGAGTACTGGGTTAGTTCTTGatcggaagcctcaaggcctacacctaaggccccacaaaggcacctttcaaagttaactttgtccttctctttcagccttgcccgacaagttttgcccgacaagcccaccagtgaagcagaagcccgacagaaagcattaATCaccgccaacctctcggggagctgtgtgctcgtcggctaggagacatccccaacggaaattctagccacgaacaGCCACTTCCTTAGGAGGTAACTGCTTCTCCCATTTAACACGATGTCTCATATCTGCTCCTCGTCCTGTACAACCCACCTCTGAGAATGTGATTAAATTCCTATTAAAAAAAgtaacacaaaaacacaagaATTAAAGTTTAGTATTGCATCATCAACAATAGTTTAATATAATGTtatggaaaattttgaaactttacTAAAGAGGTTGACACAGTGTGTTCTTTTAGTAGTATAGATTCCATGTGTAATAATTGACACATAAAAACGACTTTATAATTGTTCATCTAATGGAGTTAACCCTTATGTATTAGAGCGTGTCATTAACGATGTTAATTTTACATGCCCTAAATAGTATTGCCCTTTTATTTATCATGAAGAAAAATGCGTtgttcaaaacaaaagaaaacttactCAGAACCAGAATAATCCCATGCTTACCAACCCTCTGGGttaatgttattttccatgttgGTCGAGGCAAACAACACTCTTGCAAATTGTCTGTAGGCTCTCCCTAAAAGTATAGGACCTGTGCCAAATATATTGCAATCTTTGAATACAAAACCTGTCGTATCGTTAGGACTGTCACGACCTTGAGCTGTAATATAACCACCACCACCTATTTTGTCTGAGAGTGTATGTATATGGCATTTCTGCAAAATAATTTGATGGAGAGTAAATCAATAAATGCATACATGTTTTGTAATATACTAAATTTCtatacatatttttatttatacgcAATATTCAGagaaaaaaatttggagtgTCAACCTTAAATGTATAATGCTCTTAATCAACTTATATGCAAACTAAAATGTGAAATTAAATACAGGAATGTGAGAAAAAGTAAAAAGGAATATTAGATATTTAACCTCATAAATTGACTGGCCATTGCCCCAAATAAAGTCCATAGCCCCTTCAATAAAGCAATTATAAAAGCAGTGACGACCTTTGAAATCAGTCAATGTATCTTGCAAGCTGATGAAAGAACATTGATAGAAACTTGCTTTGTCTGATTGAATTAAAGCCGCAGGTGCCCAGGTTGTTCTCTTAGTGGCTATCGGTTCGATCAGGTGGTCATATACATTCCGTTGTGAATTCAAGGGTAAGTTAAACAGAGAGACTTCAAAAACTACATATGCACAACCAGCATGTATAACGCTAAAATTAGTAATCTAacaagagtaatgctaggtaaaccaaaattttaaattaaatttgcaaaccaaatgatgtgtcaccaataagaaataagcacgataattaacatttaaataataatccaattatcaacaaccacatcttttaatttacaaaatttaatttaaaattttggtgtcCCTAACATTATCTTATTGGTTGCCAGAAGTGAATTCACTTCGGTGCTACATAGCATTAAATATTATGAGTCTTTGACGACCTGGATTTACGAGACTACAATAAAAATAATTCAAGCCAATTTAGGTTATCCAATGCTCTTAAAATTTAATGCTACGTAGCATGAAAAAACTTTCCGATAATATTGATACTAAAAATATTGTACGCtctaaattttctatatttaaaaagagCATAATAACTTTTCGAAGCACCAATTACAACAACCTTATATTAGAAAAGGCGTAACTTTTATCGTTGattatttttcaattcatttgtgTGCTAGGAAATTATAAGATTTCATTATAGACGTTTAACCTTGAATACTATATTCCGCGCCACAAAATTATCAGCAGACAGCTCAAACGTAGAATTGGTAGCGCTACTCCCAGCATCACCAAATTCAATCGTGGTAAGATGTCTAGGGTTTCCTTCAAGAATAATATATGGTTTCTCCCTTGGAATCAAAACTTTTTCACTGCATGCAAAGAGAGCATATCAAAGtctgttcttttcttttctttttcgatCAATAGCATATTATCACAGTTTGTGATTTATTAAACAGATTGGAAACAAAAACTATGAAAAAGTATTACTTACAAGTAGACACCTGGGCTAATAAGGATACGAGTCCATACTACATTATTTGGTGGTACTGAATCAATGGCTTGTTGCACTCTGAGAAAATTTCCTTTGCCCCTGTGATCGACTGTGATGGTAGTTGAAACAATATCTTGTGGACTGTATAACGTGCATCCAATGTTCTCAGTAAAAAGAATAGAGCAAATATGGTTGCCGCCATAAGGGACTCCATATTGCATGCAATATCGTAATTAAGGCTTCTCAGATTGGCATAagaatatatatgaaattcttCATCTTATTACAAATAAAAGAACACAAATGTTAAGTTCTTTATACAATGTTTTTGGCTGAAAATAGAAACCAAAATCTTAACGAACTAATCAGCATTCTTCTTTtggtttctaaatttttttcataCTATATACACATTAATTTTAACTTTCTTGCTGATAATAAATATAGTAAGTCATTAATCATGCAATTGCATGACACAATATTTTACATATGGAGGGATAATCTTGACCTTGGACggattataattattttgttcGTATGTGGTACTTTTACCGAAATAATTTAAAACAGTTTTAACTTATaccgctttttttttttttttttgaaaaagaatAGAGAACAACAAGTAAGCCTTATCTCATTAAATAGGACCATTTGACAGCCTGTCCCGAAATATGGAATATTTTGTCCTCAATAGCATGGAATGACAATTTTGCCCTTGGGCATTGAGTTGTAAATCTGTAAATTGGGCCAAGGAAATGGACCTATTATCTTTGGTCTTATTTCCTTGGAACCAATAGGAAATTAGTAGGGTTGTTAGGTTTAATTTTGGTAGCCCAATTGGAGGTTGAGTTGGGTTATAGGTGTGCCCAATCCAGGCATAGTCACACACATTCACACATGCGTTGACCTCTGTCCCTTTCCTTATCgattttcttccatttctatACAACCCGTACGGTCAATTGCCAACTAGCCTCTTCATTCGTAGATCGAGCTAGTGGACACCATCACCATCTTCTTCATAACCTCACAAACTCGCTTATACCCTTAGTTCCTTGTTTAGTGGCAGAAAACCTAAGAAATTAGAAACCCCGATGAGGTGCACAGTGACCCCATCATGATCACGGAGGTTTCATCAAGTTTTAAGGTTCTAGGGAGCTTTAGAACGTCTTTGTGAAAATTAGGGAAGAAATTTGAAGTGTTTTGGACGTCAGGAAACTCGAGTTCATCGAGCTGCATGGGTGGTCGGATTATCGAGATTTTTCCAGCGAAATCCCGTGAATTTTAGGACTAAAAGtggtatggttttgttcttctcattttaagcttcattttggtgaaaatttcatggattttggttgagaaatggagGAGATATTGAAGTTCTAAGTTTTTCCAGAATCCGGCAATCGCAGAGATCAACGGCGCCAAACTCCAGAGAACCAAGGTTGAAGgaagagaata encodes the following:
- the LOC126601717 gene encoding probable pectinesterase 29, producing the protein MSHGPSRTGQATAKRAAHVLGTLTDSLTAPQDIVSTTITVDHRGKGNFLRVQQAIDSVPPNNVVWTRILISPGVYFEKVLIPREKPYIILEGNPRHLTTIEFGDAGSSATNSTFELSADNFVARNIVFKNVYDHLIEPIATKRTTWAPAALIQSDKASFYQCSFISLQDTLTDFKGRHCFYNCFIEGAMDFIWGNGQSIYEKCHIHTLSDKIGGGGYITAQGRDSPNDTTGFVFKDCNIFGTGPILLGRAYRQFARVLFASTNMENNINPEGWNLITFSEVGCTGRGADMRHRVKWEKQLPPKEVAVRG